One window from the genome of Leuconostoc suionicum encodes:
- a CDS encoding Y-family DNA polymerase, whose translation MVNKQKIEYNYTQEERRVIFMIDSKSFYASVECVERNYNPLKALLVVMSEQENTNGGLVLASSPMAKKKLGISNVTRQRDIPVCNELVIAIPRMNLYIQENLRINNIYRQYTDDAHLLPYSVDESILDMTHSWRLFGKTPEEVAFKIQKQVRAETGIYLTVGIGDSPVLAKLALDIEAKHAKNLTGIWHYEDVSRKLWPITKLTDVWSIGARTARKLNLMGIHSMYDLSHQDPYLFRSKLGLMGEQLLALSWGIDRSDLTETIRPKNKSYSNSQVLPRDYSQRAEIEIVIREMADQVATRIRAHQKQACLVSLFIGYSFSESEKRESHGFRKQCRISPTNDTNTLMTVMINLFRKYWRGEIIRHIGIDYGGLVDDTGVQLNLFEQPEHILKTNKIDQVVDEIRQRFGTTALMRAMSKEVGGTAINRASLVGGHNGGNSYD comes from the coding sequence ATGGTAAACAAGCAGAAAATTGAATACAACTACACGCAAGAGGAACGACGTGTGATATTTATGATTGATTCTAAAAGCTTTTATGCCAGTGTTGAGTGTGTGGAACGTAACTACAATCCATTAAAAGCATTACTTGTTGTGATGTCAGAACAAGAAAATACCAACGGCGGTTTAGTCTTGGCATCTTCACCAATGGCCAAGAAAAAATTAGGTATTAGTAATGTTACGCGTCAACGAGATATTCCTGTATGTAATGAATTAGTCATTGCTATCCCAAGAATGAATCTTTATATTCAAGAAAACTTACGAATTAACAACATCTATCGGCAATATACTGATGATGCGCACTTATTACCATATTCCGTTGATGAATCTATCCTTGATATGACGCATTCTTGGCGTCTTTTTGGAAAAACACCGGAGGAAGTTGCTTTTAAGATACAAAAGCAAGTACGGGCAGAAACAGGCATCTACTTAACTGTTGGCATTGGTGATTCACCGGTTTTAGCTAAATTAGCGCTTGATATTGAAGCCAAACATGCTAAGAATCTGACAGGAATCTGGCATTATGAAGATGTGTCACGGAAGCTATGGCCGATTACTAAACTAACTGATGTTTGGAGTATTGGCGCACGAACTGCCCGTAAGCTAAATTTGATGGGTATTCACTCAATGTATGACTTATCTCATCAAGATCCATATCTATTTCGTTCGAAACTGGGATTAATGGGTGAGCAATTGTTAGCTTTGTCTTGGGGTATTGACCGATCTGATCTGACTGAAACAATCAGGCCCAAAAATAAATCATATAGTAATTCTCAAGTTTTACCACGTGATTACAGCCAACGAGCAGAGATTGAAATCGTGATTCGAGAAATGGCGGATCAAGTTGCCACAAGAATCCGTGCCCATCAAAAGCAAGCTTGCTTAGTAAGCTTGTTTATTGGTTATTCCTTTTCTGAAAGTGAGAAACGAGAATCACATGGCTTTAGAAAACAATGTCGTATTAGTCCTACCAACGATACCAATACATTAATGACTGTTATGATCAACCTCTTCAGAAAGTACTGGCGAGGCGAGATTATTAGACACATCGGGATTGATTACGGTGGCCTAGTTGATGATACTGGAGTACAGCTTAATCTTTTTGAACAGCCTGAACACATCCTTAAAACAAACAAAATTGATCAAGTTGTCGACGAAATTCGTCAACGTTTTGGTACTACAGCTTTGATGCGAGCTATGTCTAAAGAAGTCGGTGGAACAGCCATTAACCGAGCTAGTTTGGTTGGCGGACACAACGGAGGCAACAGTTATGACTGA